A window of Malania oleifera isolate guangnan ecotype guangnan chromosome 5, ASM2987363v1, whole genome shotgun sequence contains these coding sequences:
- the LOC131155489 gene encoding transcription factor bHLH95-like: MSQGRGYENFLRENQYLWPLSNLDNYGNNEEKSRKKLPDSSLNSHTVIEADLALPGKRQRTETRKNGEGSSEVSDHGKDHGVESDHDMHIWTERERRKKMRDMFSTLHALLPQLPPKADKSTIVDEATKYIKTLQQTLEKLQKKQQERRQGERSIVNCREPSKIEIRKKVLSINSRESFMADHVSSANLSITEKNSSNLLSVSPSPSPVMFQTWTSSNVILNICGGDAHISVCSPKKHGLLTTICFVLEKYNIEVVSAHISSDNHRSMYMIQAHASGASDKFLEKFIVEEIYKKAVGEIMLWISS, from the exons ATGTCTCAAGGAAGAGGCTATGAAAACTTCTTGAGGGAAAACCAGTACTTATGGCCTCTCTCGAATTTGGATAACTATGGAAATAATGAAGAAAAATCTAGGAAAAAGTTACCAGATTCAAGCTTGAATAGCCATACTGTGATAGAGGCGGATCTAGCACTCCCTGGTAAGAGGCAGAGAACCGAAACTCGAAAAAATGGGGAAGGAAGTTCTGAAGTGAGTGATCATGGAAAAGATCATGGGGTAGAATCAGATCATGATATGCATATATGGACTGAGAGAGAAAGGAGGAAAAAGATGAGGGACATGTTCTCTACtcttcatgctttgcttccaCAACTACCTCCTAAG GCTGACAAGTCCACCATTGTGGATGAAGCAACAAAATACATCAAAACCCTACAACAAACccttgaaaagcttcaaaagaagcaACAAGAAAGGCGTCAAGGAGAAAGAAGCATTGTCAATTGCAGAGAGCCATCTAAGATAGAAATCCGTAAAAAAGTTCTATCTATTAACTCAAGGGAGTCATTTATGGCAGATCATGTATCTTCTGCTAATTTGTCAATCACTGAAAAAAACTCTTCAAATTTGCTTTCGGtctctccatctccatctccagTCATGTTTCAAACATGGACTTCATCGAATGTCATCTTGAACATTTGTGGTGGTGATGCACATATCAGTGTGTGCTCCCCAAAGAAGCATGGCCTCTTAACCACCATATGTTTTGTGTTGGAGAAGTATAATATAGAGGTGGTGTCAGCTCATATTTCCTCTGATAATCATAGAAGCATGTACATGATTCAAGCCCAT GCAAGTGGGGCTTCAGATAAGTTCTTGGAGAAATTTATAGTGGAAGAAATATATAAAAAAGCTGTAGGAGAGATAATGTTGTGGATTTCTTCCTGA